The Streptomyces sp. DG1A-41 genomic sequence AGCGCGGCGAGTTCGAGCAGCGCGAACACGTCGTAGCGCATCACGGCGAGTTCGGGCCCCGCGGCGCCCCGGTTCACCACCAGCAACGATTCCGAGTTGTCGGGCAGTCCGAAGAAGGCCTGTTTCCGGCGGAGCTTGCGCCTCCACAGATAGGTGCGGGCCACCCAGCCGAGCGCGGCGCTGATGCCCGCCGCGACCACCCCCAGGACGATGTTGCGCACGTCGTCATTCATGGGCGCGCATGGTAGCGGGCCCGGCGCACCGGTGTTCGACGCGTTCCTGACGCGGCCATGGCGATGAATTAAGCTGCGCGGACGGCCTTTCACTGGAGGTGCGGATGCGTCGCCCTGTCGCACGGAATCTGACTGTCCTGGCGGTTTCGGCCGCCGTGGTGGTGTCGGTGGGAGCGGCGGCGCCACCCACCGCGCAGAGCACCGGCGGTGAGAAAGCGCCCTTGGCCGTCGGCTACGGCGGCGCCGTCTCCAGCGTCGACCGAGACGCCTCCGCCGCCGGGATCGAGGTCCTGCGCAAGGGCGGCAACGCCGTCGACGCGGCCGTCGCCACGGCCGCCGCGCTCGGCGTCACCGAGCCCTACTCGGCCGGCGTCGGCGGAGGCGGCTACTTCGTCTACTACGACGCCAAGTCCCGCACGGTCCACACCATCGACGGCCGCGAGACCGCCCCGCTGACCGCCGACAAGAACCTGTTCGTCGACAACGGCAAGCCCATCCCCTTCGCCCAGGCCGTCAGCAGCGGTCTGAGCGTCGGCACCCCGGGCACGCCCGCCACCTGGCAGACCGCGCTGGACCAGTGGGGCAGCAAGCCGCTCGCCGGCGTCCTGAAGCCGGCCGAGCGGCTCGCCCGCGAGGGCTTCAGGGTCGACGAGACCTTCCGCTCGCAGACGGCGTCCAACGAGACCCGCTTCCGCTACTTCCCGGACACCGCCGAGCTGTTCCTGCCGGGCGGACAACTGCCGGTCGTCGGCTCCACCTTCAAGAACCCCGACCTCGCCCGCACCTACGCGGAGTTGGGAAGCAAGGGCGTCGGGACGCTCTACCACGGCGCGCTCGGGCGGGACGTCGTCCAGACGGTCAACAAGCCGCCGGTGGACCCCGACTCGGGCTGGAACGCCCGGCCGGGCGACCTGTCCGCGAAGGACCTGGCCGCCTACCGCCCCAAGCTCCAGGCTCCGACCAGGACCTCGTACCGCGGCCTCGGCGTCTACTCCATGGCGCCGTCCTCCTCCGGCGGTACGACGGTCGGCGAGGCGCTCAACATCCTGGAGCGGACCGACCTGTCGAAGGCGAGCCAGGCGCAGTATCTGCACCGCTACATCGAGGCCAGCCGGATCGCCTTCGCGGACCGGGGCCGCTGGGTGGGCGACCCGGCCTTCGAGGACGTACCGACGAAGGAACTGCTGTCGCAGCGGTTCGCCGACTCGCGCGAGTGTCTGATCAAGGACGACGCGGTGCTCACGAGTCCTGTGGCGCCGGGTGATCCGCGCGACCCGAAGGCGTGCGGCTCCGGGGGCACGGCCGCTCCCACCACCTACGAAGGTGACAGCACCACACATCTGACCGTGGCCGACAAGTGGGGGAACGTCGTCTCTTACACCCTCACCATCGAGCAGACGGGCGGCAGCGGGATCACCGTGCCGGGGCGGGGGTTCCTCCTCAACAACGAGCTGACGGACTTCTCCTTCACCCCGGCGAATCCCGCCGTCCACGACCCGAACCTGCCGGGGCCGGGGAAGCGGCCGCGGTCGTCCATGTCGCCGACGATCGTTCTCGACCGGCATGACAGGCCTGTGGTGGCGCTGGGGTCGCCGGGTGGGGCGACGATCATCACGACCGTCCTGCAGACGCTCACCGGGTTCCTCGACCGGGGGTTGCCGCTCGTCGACGCGATCGCGGCGCCGCGGGCCAGTCAGCGGAATGCCGCGCAGACCGAGCTGGAGCCGGGGCTGTACGACAACGCCGGGTTGAGGAAGCAGTTGGAGGCCGTCGGGCACTCCTTCAAGTCGAACCCGGAGATCGGAGCGGCTACGGGGGTTCAGCGGTTGCCGGGTGGGAAGTGGCTTGCGGCGGCTGAGACTGTGCGGCGCGGTGGGGGATCGGCGATGGTGGTGCGGCCTGTGCGTTGAGGCCGGGTGCGGGGCGTGGGGGCTGGTCGCGCCCACGCGGCGGAGCCGCCAATCGGCACAGTCCCGCGCCCCTCAGGGCGTTGCCGTCGTCTCCGTTCGGAACGTCAGGTGGCCGTCCTCGGTGTCCACCGTCACCTGGCCGCCCTCCGCCACCCGGCCGTCCAGCAAGAGCCGGGACAGCTCGTTGTCCACCTCGCGCTGGATCGTGCGGCGCAACGGGCGGGCGCCGTACTCCGGCTGGTAGCCGTGTTCGGCCAGCCATTCCACCGCTCGGTCGGTGAAGGTCACCGAGATGCCCTTGCTCCGCACCAGGGACCTGGTGCGGTCCAGCAGGAGGTTGGTGATCCGGCGCAGTTGTTCCGTGCCGAGCTGGCGGAAGACGACGATCTCGTCGATGCGGTTGAGGAACTCGGGGCGGAAGTGCTCGCGCAGGGGCCGCAGGATCTGTTCGCGCCGGGCCTCCTCGTCCGCGTCGGCACCGCCCGACGCGAAGCCCACGGAGGCGCCGCGGCGGGTGATCGCCTCGGAGCCGAGGTTGCTGGTCATCACGATGACGGTGTTGGTGAAGTCGACCGTGCGGCCCTGCGAGTCGGTGAGGCGGCCGTCGTCGAGGACCTGGAGCAGGATGTTGAAGACGTCCGGGTGGGCCTTCTCCACCTCGTCCAGCAGGAGCAGCGAGTACGGGTGCCGGCGGACGACCTCGGTGAGCTGGCCGGCCTCCTCGTGGCCGACGTAGCCGGGCGGGGCGCCGACCAGGCGGCTGACGGTGTGCCGCTCCTGGTACTCGCTCATGTCGAGGCGGACCATGCGGTCCTCGCTGCCGAACAGGGCCTCGGCGAGCGCCCGGGCCAGCTCGGTCTTGCCGACGCCCGTCGGGCCGAGGAACAGGAAGCTGCCGATCGGCCGGTCGGGGCTGGCCAGCCCCGCGCGGGAGCGCAGCACCGCGTCCGAGACGACCCGCACGGCCTCGTCCTGGCCGACCACCCGCTCGTGCAGATGCTCCTCCAGGTGCAGCAGGCGGTCCTTCTCCTCCTGGGTGAGGCTGCTGACGGGGATGCCGGTCTGCCGGGACACCACCTCGGCGATCGCCTCGGCCTCGACCACCAGATCCTGGCCCTCGTCGATCTCGTGGTCGCCGCCCGCCTGGGTGATCCGCAGCTTCAGGTCCATGATCCGGTCGCGCAACTGGGTGGCCTGCTCGTACTGCTCGTCCGCGACCGCCTGGTCCTTGTCCCGGGTCAGCTGCTCCAGCTCCCGTTCCATGGTCCGTACGTCGGTGCCCTTGGTGCGGGCGCGCAGCCGGACCCGGGCACCGGCCTGGTCGATCAGGTCGATCGCCTTGTCCGGCAGCCGGCGGTCGGTGAGGTAGCGGTCGGACAACTCCACGGCGGCGACCAGGGCCTCGTCGGTGTAGCGGACCTGGTGGTGGGCCTCGTAGCGGTCCTGGAGGCCGCGCAGGATCTCGATCGCGTCCGCAGCGGTCGGTTCCGGCACCATGATCGGTTGGAAGCGGCGGGCCAGCGCCGCGTCCTTCTCGATCCTTCGGTACTCCTCCAGCGTCGTGGCGCCCGCGATGTGCAGCTCGCCGCGGGCGAGGGCCGGCTTGAGGATGTTCCCGGCGTCCATGGAACTGCCGTCGCCGCCACCGGCACCGGCGCCCACGACCGTGTGCAGCTCGTCGATGAAGATGATCAACTGGTCGGAGTGGGCGCGGATCTCGCCGACGATGTTGTTCATCCGCTCCTCGAAGTCACCCCGGTAGCGGGTGCCCGCGACCACGCCCGTCAGGTCCAGGGCCACCACGCGGCGCCCGGTCAGCACGTCGGGCACGTCCCCCTCGGAGATGCGCTGCGCCAGCCCCTCCACGATGGCGGTCTTGCCGACGCCCGCGTCACCGATCAGCACCGGGTTGTTCTTGCCGCGGCGGGAGAGGACCTCGACGGTCTGCTCGATCTCCTGGTCCCGGCCGATCACCGGGTCGATACGGCCCTGCCGGGCCAGTTCGGTGAGGTCACGGCCGTACTTGTCGAGGGTCGGCGTGTTCGTCGGGCGCGGCCGCTCTGCCTGCGGGGGCTCCGGCGCCTCGGGCGGGCTGGAGGGGGCGAAGCGGGCCGCGTTCAGGATGTGCCCGGCGGCCGAGTCGGGGTTCGAGGCCAGGGCGCTGAGCACGTGCTCCGGGCCGATGTAGCCGTAGCCGCGGGCCCGGGCCATGTCGTGCGCGTCCAGCAGGGCGCGCTTGGCGGCCGGGGTGAGGGAGAGCGCGGTCGGCGGCGGTGTGTCGTCCGGGGTGTGCTGGGCCGGGCCCGACCGCTCGTCGATCTGCGACGCCAGCGAGTCGGGGTTCGCGCCGGCCTTGCTGAGCAGGGTCCGGGTGGGTTCGGTGGCGAGCGCCGCCCGCAGCAGGTGTTCCGTGTCGAGGTCCCGGCTGCCGTGCTCGGCGGCGTACTGGGCGGCTCCGCGGACGAGCTCCCGGGCCGGCTGGCTGAGCAGCCGCCCGATGTCGATCTGCCGGGGACCCGGGCGCGGTCCGCCGAAGAAGCGTGCGAGGAATTCTCCGAAGGGGTCCGAGCCGTAGCCCTCCGGGCTGGTGAAGCCGCTGCTCATGGGCCTTCCGTTCCCGGCGTCCCCGGCGCGCGGGCGGGGGACGCCCTCGCTGGTCGACGTGCCGGGGTCGGGTAACCCGGGTGGCAGCCCGTTACACCTGGGGCGCGAACACCTTGGGCGCGCTCGTAGAACACCTTCGCACGATCGTGGACGAGAGGCACCTTCTGGTGCATAACCAGGCAAGCCCGGCGTGCTTCAGCGCGCGGTCAGGACCCTCGGACCCGCCTCCGTGATCGCCACCGTGTGCTCCGCGTGGGCCGCGCGGGAGCCGTCGTCCGTCTTCAGGGTCCAGCCGTCGGGAGCCGCGTGGAAGCCGTCCGTGCCGCCTGCGACGACCATGGGCTCGATCGCCAGCACCAGGCCGTGCCTCAGCCGCATCCCGCGCCCCGGACGGCCCTCGTTCGGCACCGACGGGTCCTCGTGCATACGGCGGCCGATGCCGTGGCCGCCGAAACCGTCGGGGATGCCGTAGCCCGCGGCACGGCAGACCGTGCCGATCGCGTGGGCGATGTCGCCGATGCGGTTGCCGACGACGGCCGCCTCGATGCCGGCCGCGAGGGCCCGCTCGGCGGTCTCGATCAGGCGCAGGTCGGCCGGGCGCGGGGTACCCACGACGAAGCTGAGCGCCGAGTCGCCGACCCAGCCGCCCAGTTCGGCGCCGAAGTCGATGGAGACCAGGTCGCCGTCGCGCAGCCGGTAGCGGTCCGGGATGCCGTGCACGATCGCGTCGTTGACCGAGACGCACAGGACGGCGGGGAAGGGGGTCGGCGCGAAGGACGGCCGGTAGCCGAGGAAGGGCGAGGTCGCGCCCGCCTCGCGCAGCACGTCGTGCGCCACCTCGTCCAGTTCCAGCAGGGAGACGCCCACGTCGGCGGCCTTCTGCGCGGCCGTCAGGGCGCGGGCGACGACCTGGCCCGCCTCGTACATGGCGTCGATCGATGTATCGGTCTTCAGCTCAACCATGCCAATTACTATACCGGTATTAGAATGGGGGGCATGGTGCGCACCCCTCTCACCCCCGAAGAGCGCGAACGCGGCGAGCGGCTCGGCCGGCTGCTGCGCGAGGCGCGAGGCGACCGGAGCATGGCGGAGGTCGCCGCGAGCGCGGGC encodes the following:
- the ggt gene encoding gamma-glutamyltransferase, encoding MRRPVARNLTVLAVSAAVVVSVGAAAPPTAQSTGGEKAPLAVGYGGAVSSVDRDASAAGIEVLRKGGNAVDAAVATAAALGVTEPYSAGVGGGGYFVYYDAKSRTVHTIDGRETAPLTADKNLFVDNGKPIPFAQAVSSGLSVGTPGTPATWQTALDQWGSKPLAGVLKPAERLAREGFRVDETFRSQTASNETRFRYFPDTAELFLPGGQLPVVGSTFKNPDLARTYAELGSKGVGTLYHGALGRDVVQTVNKPPVDPDSGWNARPGDLSAKDLAAYRPKLQAPTRTSYRGLGVYSMAPSSSGGTTVGEALNILERTDLSKASQAQYLHRYIEASRIAFADRGRWVGDPAFEDVPTKELLSQRFADSRECLIKDDAVLTSPVAPGDPRDPKACGSGGTAAPTTYEGDSTTHLTVADKWGNVVSYTLTIEQTGGSGITVPGRGFLLNNELTDFSFTPANPAVHDPNLPGPGKRPRSSMSPTIVLDRHDRPVVALGSPGGATIITTVLQTLTGFLDRGLPLVDAIAAPRASQRNAAQTELEPGLYDNAGLRKQLEAVGHSFKSNPEIGAATGVQRLPGGKWLAAAETVRRGGGSAMVVRPVR
- a CDS encoding ATP-dependent Clp protease ATP-binding subunit, which encodes MSSGFTSPEGYGSDPFGEFLARFFGGPRPGPRQIDIGRLLSQPARELVRGAAQYAAEHGSRDLDTEHLLRAALATEPTRTLLSKAGANPDSLASQIDERSGPAQHTPDDTPPPTALSLTPAAKRALLDAHDMARARGYGYIGPEHVLSALASNPDSAAGHILNAARFAPSSPPEAPEPPQAERPRPTNTPTLDKYGRDLTELARQGRIDPVIGRDQEIEQTVEVLSRRGKNNPVLIGDAGVGKTAIVEGLAQRISEGDVPDVLTGRRVVALDLTGVVAGTRYRGDFEERMNNIVGEIRAHSDQLIIFIDELHTVVGAGAGGGDGSSMDAGNILKPALARGELHIAGATTLEEYRRIEKDAALARRFQPIMVPEPTAADAIEILRGLQDRYEAHHQVRYTDEALVAAVELSDRYLTDRRLPDKAIDLIDQAGARVRLRARTKGTDVRTMERELEQLTRDKDQAVADEQYEQATQLRDRIMDLKLRITQAGGDHEIDEGQDLVVEAEAIAEVVSRQTGIPVSSLTQEEKDRLLHLEEHLHERVVGQDEAVRVVSDAVLRSRAGLASPDRPIGSFLFLGPTGVGKTELARALAEALFGSEDRMVRLDMSEYQERHTVSRLVGAPPGYVGHEEAGQLTEVVRRHPYSLLLLDEVEKAHPDVFNILLQVLDDGRLTDSQGRTVDFTNTVIVMTSNLGSEAITRRGASVGFASGGADADEEARREQILRPLREHFRPEFLNRIDEIVVFRQLGTEQLRRITNLLLDRTRSLVRSKGISVTFTDRAVEWLAEHGYQPEYGARPLRRTIQREVDNELSRLLLDGRVAEGGQVTVDTEDGHLTFRTETTATP
- the map gene encoding type I methionyl aminopeptidase: MVELKTDTSIDAMYEAGQVVARALTAAQKAADVGVSLLELDEVAHDVLREAGATSPFLGYRPSFAPTPFPAVLCVSVNDAIVHGIPDRYRLRDGDLVSIDFGAELGGWVGDSALSFVVGTPRPADLRLIETAERALAAGIEAAVVGNRIGDIAHAIGTVCRAAGYGIPDGFGGHGIGRRMHEDPSVPNEGRPGRGMRLRHGLVLAIEPMVVAGGTDGFHAAPDGWTLKTDDGSRAAHAEHTVAITEAGPRVLTAR